Proteins from a genomic interval of Salinarchaeum sp. Harcht-Bsk1:
- a CDS encoding DUF6432 family protein yields MPVAQGYRDRGDVELAVLEALVDRHEEGMTVFELRTHVATDIDSIEDALASLKEDDLIVVENGPEAPGSATIKPADRVVPSGEEVDDESFVEWLRDRLPF; encoded by the coding sequence ATGCCCGTCGCGCAGGGGTACCGTGACAGAGGCGACGTCGAGCTCGCCGTCCTCGAAGCGCTGGTCGACAGACACGAAGAGGGGATGACGGTGTTCGAACTCCGGACGCACGTCGCCACAGACATCGACTCGATCGAAGACGCACTCGCCTCGCTCAAGGAAGACGACCTGATCGTCGTCGAGAACGGGCCGGAAGCCCCCGGCAGCGCGACGATCAAGCCCGCGGACCGCGTGGTGCCAAGCGGCGAGGAAGTCGACGACGAGTCCTTCGTCGAGTGGCTCCGCGACCGTCTGCCATTTTAG
- the pyrE gene encoding orotate phosphoribosyltransferase yields the protein MTDRTLIDALRDADAVQFGEFELSHGGTSDYYVDKYRFETAPECLELIAEAFADRLDEDDGGAASAADGPKLAGVALGAVPLVAVTSVETGRPYVIVRKQRKEYGTANLVEGELADGEEVVVLEDIATTGQSAADAVEALRDAGATVDRVLVVVDRQEGAAELLADHDVELESLVTAEDLLADAEHS from the coding sequence ATGACCGACCGGACGCTCATCGATGCGCTACGGGACGCCGACGCGGTCCAGTTCGGCGAATTTGAGCTCTCACACGGCGGGACGAGCGACTACTACGTGGACAAGTACCGCTTCGAGACGGCACCGGAGTGTCTCGAACTGATCGCCGAGGCGTTCGCCGACCGACTCGACGAAGACGACGGCGGCGCAGCGTCGGCAGCCGACGGGCCCAAACTCGCCGGCGTCGCGCTGGGCGCGGTTCCGCTCGTCGCGGTGACGAGCGTCGAGACCGGACGGCCGTACGTCATCGTCCGGAAACAGCGCAAGGAGTACGGCACCGCGAACCTCGTCGAAGGCGAACTCGCCGATGGCGAGGAGGTCGTCGTGCTCGAGGACATCGCGACGACTGGCCAGAGCGCCGCCGACGCCGTCGAGGCGCTCCGAGATGCGGGGGCCACGGTCGACCGCGTGCTCGTCGTGGTCGATCGCCAGGAGGGCGCTGCCGAGTTGCTCGCCGACCACGACGTCGAACTCGAATCGCTCGTGACCGCCGAGGACCTGCTGGCAGACGCCGAGCATTCCTGA
- a CDS encoding M66 family metalloprotease, which produces MLACESVQRAIVDCLPADVTCRIGPHGIAELPGEQGQSIRSTIEWWRSHRPREYVDAEVLVCSSAVTWEYGGMVEELGGRVGVASYGDWMEDPRYRRILLHEVGHCLGMRHEHGRRWSTDGESVATAMAPVYPARSPLDYSDEAAAELRRYAGVE; this is translated from the coding sequence ATGCTCGCCTGCGAGTCGGTGCAACGAGCGATCGTCGACTGCCTTCCAGCGGACGTGACGTGTCGGATCGGGCCACACGGGATCGCGGAGCTACCCGGCGAGCAAGGGCAGTCGATCCGCTCGACCATCGAGTGGTGGCGGTCCCATCGACCTCGGGAGTACGTCGACGCCGAGGTCCTCGTCTGTTCGAGTGCCGTGACGTGGGAATACGGTGGCATGGTGGAGGAACTCGGTGGAAGAGTCGGCGTGGCGTCCTACGGCGACTGGATGGAGGACCCCCGGTACCGACGGATCCTCCTCCACGAGGTCGGACACTGCCTCGGGATGCGTCACGAGCACGGCCGGCGGTGGTCGACCGACGGCGAGTCGGTGGCGACGGCGATGGCCCCGGTGTACCCGGCGCGATCCCCACTCGATTACAGCGACGAGGCTGCGGCCGAATTGCGACGGTACGCAGGAGTGGAGTGA